A single region of the Hydrotalea sp. genome encodes:
- the hemA gene encoding 5-aminolevulinate synthase, whose translation MSTDFFEQTIRDNLVKIKSEGRYRVFADLERIPEKFPQAIYHNKYGEAKEITIWCSNDYLGLGQDPRVIAAMTDALEKYGAGAGGTRNIAGTHHLHQILEEKLAAHHGKEKSLLFTSGYVANLTALSALSALNPIIYSDALNHNSMIAGMRYGKATKKIFPHNDVGALEKFLDADTRANPDRPKIIAFESVYSMEATLGKIKDIVALAKKYSAITYLDEVHAVGLYGATGAGMAEEVGVMADIDIIQGTMGKAIGQIGGYIAGKAEVVDYIRSIGHGFIFTTSLPPHVVAGAIAALDIIRNTPSLRSELSTQAKHLKQQLTAAKIPTMESQCHIVPVVIGSANQCKAMTDRLLMRHDIYIQPINYPTVPRGAERLRLTASPRHTDAMIATLVTALAKEWQEFQLPWLA comes from the coding sequence CATAACAAATATGGCGAAGCCAAAGAAATAACCATTTGGTGTTCGAATGATTATTTGGGCCTGGGCCAGGACCCACGGGTTATCGCCGCCATGACCGACGCGTTGGAAAAATACGGCGCGGGCGCGGGCGGCACGCGCAACATTGCCGGCACGCACCACCTGCACCAAATATTGGAAGAAAAATTGGCCGCACACCATGGCAAGGAAAAATCATTGCTTTTTACATCGGGCTATGTCGCCAACCTGACCGCCCTGTCGGCATTATCGGCATTAAACCCGATTATTTATTCTGACGCGCTAAATCATAATTCGATGATCGCTGGCATGCGCTATGGCAAGGCGACAAAAAAAATCTTCCCGCACAACGACGTCGGTGCCTTGGAAAAATTTTTAGACGCCGACACCCGCGCCAACCCCGACCGGCCAAAAATCATTGCCTTTGAATCGGTTTATTCGATGGAGGCAACTTTGGGCAAAATAAAAGACATCGTCGCCCTGGCAAAAAAATATTCGGCCATTACCTACCTTGACGAGGTTCACGCCGTCGGGCTTTATGGCGCGACCGGTGCCGGCATGGCGGAGGAAGTTGGCGTGATGGCCGACATCGATATTATCCAAGGAACCATGGGCAAGGCCATCGGCCAAATTGGCGGTTACATCGCCGGTAAAGCCGAGGTGGTCGATTACATCCGCTCGATTGGCCATGGGTTTATTTTTACGACCTCCCTGCCGCCGCATGTGGTCGCCGGCGCTATCGCCGCGCTTGATATTATTCGCAATACACCGTCACTGCGCAGTGAATTATCAACCCAGGCAAAACATTTAAAACAACAATTGACCGCCGCGAAAATCCCCACCATGGAATCGCAATGTCATATTGTGCCGGTGGTGATTGGTTCGGCCAATCAGTGCAAGGCCATGACCGATAGATTGTTGATGCGCCACGATATTTATATTCAACCGATTAATTACCCCACCGTGCCGCGCGGTGCCGAACGTCTGCGCCTGACGGCCAGCCCGCGCCACACCGACGCCATGATTGCAACATTGGTGACGGCATTGGCAAAGGAATGGCAAGAATTCCAATTGCCATGGCTAGCATGA